A region from the Arthrobacter gengyunqii genome encodes:
- the leuC gene encoding 3-isopropylmalate dehydratase large subunit, protein MGKHAAGKTLAEKVWDEHVVVKGEDGAPDLLYIDLHLIHEVTSPQAFEGLRLAGRKLRRPDLTIATEDHNTPTLDIDKPIADPISRTQIETLRANCAEFGVRLHPLGDAEQGIVHVVGPQLGLTQPGLTVVCGDSHTSTHGAFGALAMGIGTSEVEHVMATQTLSLKPFKTMAITVEGTLRPGVTSKDIILAVIAKIGTGGGQGYVLEYRGSAIRSLSMEARMTICNMSIEAGARAGMVAPDDTTFAYLKDKPHAPQGADWDAAVEHWKSLQTDDDAVFDAEVFLDADTLEPFVTWGTNPGQGVSLSESVPYPADFDDENARAAAERALTYMDLAPGTPLKDIRVDTVFLGSCTNSRIEDLRIAADIIRGREKDPNIRMMVVPGSARVRLEAEAEGLDRVFKDFGAEWRFAGCSMCLGMNPDQLAPGERCASTSNRNFEGRQGKGGRTHLVSPVVAAATAVRGTLSSPSDLDPLPGASAPGTAAPASIQSAR, encoded by the coding sequence ATGGGTAAGCACGCAGCAGGCAAAACGCTGGCGGAGAAGGTGTGGGACGAGCATGTTGTCGTCAAGGGCGAAGACGGTGCACCGGATCTGCTCTACATCGACCTTCACCTCATCCATGAAGTGACGTCCCCGCAGGCCTTCGAAGGACTGCGCCTGGCCGGCCGTAAACTGCGCCGTCCGGACCTCACGATCGCCACCGAGGACCACAACACCCCCACCCTGGACATCGACAAGCCCATTGCCGATCCCATTAGCCGCACCCAGATTGAGACCCTGCGCGCAAACTGCGCGGAATTCGGCGTCCGGCTGCACCCCCTCGGCGACGCCGAGCAAGGCATCGTGCACGTGGTGGGTCCGCAGCTGGGCCTTACCCAGCCCGGCCTGACCGTGGTCTGCGGCGACTCCCACACCTCCACCCACGGCGCGTTCGGCGCCCTGGCCATGGGCATCGGCACTTCCGAGGTGGAACACGTCATGGCCACTCAGACGCTGTCACTGAAGCCCTTCAAGACCATGGCCATCACCGTAGAGGGAACGCTGCGCCCCGGCGTTACCTCCAAGGACATCATCCTGGCCGTGATCGCCAAGATTGGCACCGGCGGGGGACAGGGCTACGTGCTTGAGTACCGCGGATCCGCCATCCGGTCCCTGTCGATGGAAGCCCGCATGACCATCTGCAACATGTCCATCGAAGCGGGCGCCCGTGCCGGCATGGTGGCCCCGGACGACACCACCTTCGCCTATCTGAAGGACAAGCCGCACGCCCCGCAGGGCGCGGACTGGGATGCCGCCGTCGAGCACTGGAAATCGTTGCAGACTGATGACGACGCCGTGTTCGACGCCGAGGTGTTCCTGGACGCAGACACGCTCGAGCCGTTTGTCACCTGGGGCACCAACCCCGGCCAGGGGGTCTCGCTCTCGGAATCCGTTCCTTACCCCGCGGACTTTGATGACGAAAATGCCCGTGCCGCCGCGGAACGCGCCCTGACCTATATGGATCTGGCCCCCGGTACGCCGCTGAAGGATATCCGGGTGGACACCGTCTTCCTGGGCTCCTGCACCAACAGTCGGATCGAGGACCTGCGCATTGCCGCGGACATCATCCGCGGACGGGAAAAGGACCCGAACATCCGGATGATGGTGGTCCCCGGCTCCGCCCGCGTGCGGCTGGAAGCGGAGGCAGAAGGGCTGGACCGGGTGTTCAAGGACTTCGGAGCCGAGTGGCGCTTTGCCGGCTGTTCCATGTGCCTGGGCATGAACCCGGACCAGCTGGCCCCGGGGGAGCGCTGCGCGTCTACCTCCAACCGCAATTTCGAGGGCCGGCAGGGCAAGGGTGGACGCACCCACCTGGTGTCTCCGGTGGTCGCCGCCGCCACTGCCGTCCGCGGAACACTGAGTTCCCCCTCGGACCTTGATCCGCTTCCCGGCGCCAGTGCCCCGGGCACCGCCGCTCCCGCCTCCATCCAGTCAGCCCGCTAG
- a CDS encoding UDP-glucose dehydrogenase family protein, with translation MRITVIGTGYLGATHAAAMAELGFEVLGVDVDPTKIEALSRGELPFYEPGLPELLLKHTATGQLRFTTSIEEAGAFGDVHFIAVGTPQKAGETSADMTFVDAAVSGIAAASTRDALIVGKSTVPVGSARRLKELTQQHKRPGINIDFAWNPEFLREGFAVEDTLRPDRLVVGTDSVVADQKLRQVYADALSRETPYISTDFETAELVKVAANAFLATKISFINAFSEVTETVGGDIRTLADAIGYDARIGRRFLNAGAGFGGGCLPKDIRALQARTGELGLEKSMRFLNEVDEINLRRRDRVVFLAEQMLGELEGKRIAVLGTSFKPDSDDVRDSPALDIAGRLYGSGADVRVYDPKANANSAKRFPRLTFVESLEGAVAGADVVLLLTEWREFRDMKPGDIEGHVQTRRIIDGRNVLDRTDWENAGWVFQALGQKTSDLSAAAV, from the coding sequence ATGCGTATTACAGTTATCGGCACCGGATATTTGGGTGCGACACATGCAGCGGCGATGGCCGAGTTGGGCTTCGAGGTCCTTGGTGTGGACGTTGATCCCACCAAAATCGAAGCCTTGAGCCGCGGGGAGTTGCCCTTTTATGAACCGGGACTCCCTGAACTCCTGCTCAAACACACAGCTACGGGGCAGCTTCGCTTCACTACATCGATTGAGGAAGCCGGCGCCTTTGGGGACGTCCATTTCATCGCCGTCGGAACACCGCAAAAGGCCGGTGAGACTTCTGCAGACATGACCTTTGTAGACGCCGCCGTATCGGGAATCGCCGCTGCATCGACCCGTGATGCGCTCATCGTGGGAAAATCGACCGTTCCAGTGGGATCGGCTCGCAGACTTAAAGAACTCACACAGCAACACAAACGACCTGGGATCAACATTGATTTCGCCTGGAATCCTGAATTCCTGCGCGAAGGCTTTGCGGTGGAAGACACGCTTCGACCTGACCGCCTCGTGGTGGGTACGGATTCGGTCGTTGCAGACCAAAAGCTAAGGCAGGTTTACGCAGATGCCCTTTCCAGGGAAACTCCGTACATCTCCACTGACTTTGAAACCGCGGAGCTGGTCAAGGTCGCCGCTAATGCCTTTCTGGCAACAAAGATCTCCTTCATTAACGCCTTCTCTGAAGTCACGGAAACCGTAGGTGGCGATATTCGGACCTTGGCTGACGCCATCGGCTATGACGCCAGAATTGGTCGACGCTTCCTGAACGCCGGGGCGGGCTTCGGCGGAGGCTGCCTTCCCAAGGACATTCGGGCTCTGCAGGCGCGGACTGGGGAGCTGGGTCTGGAGAAATCCATGCGGTTCCTCAATGAGGTTGACGAGATTAACCTGCGACGCCGTGACCGGGTAGTTTTTCTGGCTGAGCAAATGCTGGGTGAGCTGGAAGGGAAGAGGATCGCGGTCCTGGGAACCAGCTTCAAACCGGACAGCGACGATGTCCGGGACTCTCCCGCGCTGGACATAGCCGGCCGGCTCTATGGAAGCGGGGCGGATGTCCGTGTCTATGACCCCAAGGCAAACGCGAACAGCGCGAAGCGGTTTCCGCGGCTGACGTTCGTGGAGAGCTTGGAGGGAGCTGTCGCCGGCGCAGATGTCGTGCTTCTGCTGACTGAGTGGCGGGAGTTCCGGGACATGAAGCCCGGTGACATTGAGGGCCATGTGCAAACCCGCAGGATCATCGACGGTCGAAATGTGCTGGACCGCACCGATTGGGAGAACGCGGGCTGGGTCTTCCAGGCGCTCGGGCAGAAGACTTCTGATCTCAGCGCGGCGGCGGTCTAA
- a CDS encoding potassium channel family protein yields the protein MKRLRLLWNIVRIISADYVFYGFLTVLSAAALLLPRFESGIPTFGDALWYLFVAFTTIGFGDFAAVSTAGRLITAAVSLYGIVVVALLTGIVVGFYNELLKVRANTSLNEFIAELEHLPDLSREELLALAERVRNRHILR from the coding sequence ATGAAACGGCTGCGCCTGCTGTGGAACATTGTCCGGATTATCAGCGCTGACTATGTCTTTTACGGGTTCCTGACGGTCCTCTCTGCGGCGGCCCTGCTGTTGCCGCGCTTCGAATCCGGCATACCAACCTTCGGCGACGCCCTCTGGTACCTCTTTGTCGCTTTCACCACCATCGGGTTCGGCGACTTCGCGGCAGTGTCGACGGCGGGCAGGCTGATCACCGCTGCGGTGTCCCTGTACGGGATCGTGGTGGTGGCGCTGCTGACCGGCATCGTCGTGGGTTTCTACAACGAACTCCTGAAGGTGCGGGCCAACACATCTCTTAATGAGTTCATTGCGGAACTCGAACATCTGCCGGACCTTTCCCGGGAGGAGCTGCTCGCTTTGGCCGAACGTGTCCGGAACCGGCACATCCTGCGGTAG
- a CDS encoding IclR family transcriptional regulator gives MDITESAASGVGVIDKAALVLDALEAGPTTLAQLVAATGLARPTVHRLAVALAHHRLVGRDIQGRFVLGGRLVELASAAGEDRLIAAAGPVLLALRDATGESSQVFRRQGEWRVCVASAERPIGLRDTIPVGTQLSMKAGSAAQCLLAWEDHDRLLEGLHNARFTPTVLAGVRRRGWAQSLGEREPGVASVSAPVRGPSGRVIAAVSISGPIERLTRQPGRIHAEVVAKAAAQLTEALRKTAD, from the coding sequence ATGGACATAACTGAAAGCGCGGCCAGCGGCGTCGGCGTGATTGATAAAGCGGCTCTGGTGCTGGATGCGCTGGAAGCAGGACCCACCACGTTGGCCCAGCTGGTTGCCGCCACCGGACTGGCACGCCCCACGGTGCACCGCCTCGCCGTCGCGCTGGCACATCACCGACTGGTGGGCCGGGACATCCAGGGGCGCTTTGTCCTGGGCGGCAGGCTCGTGGAACTGGCCTCCGCCGCCGGGGAGGACCGTCTGATCGCCGCCGCAGGTCCGGTCCTGCTGGCCCTGCGAGACGCCACCGGCGAGAGCTCGCAGGTATTCCGCCGGCAAGGTGAATGGCGGGTCTGCGTGGCGTCGGCGGAACGGCCGATCGGCCTTCGGGACACCATTCCCGTGGGCACGCAGCTGTCCATGAAGGCCGGATCCGCCGCCCAGTGCCTGCTGGCTTGGGAAGACCACGACCGGCTGCTGGAGGGCCTGCACAACGCCCGGTTCACGCCCACCGTACTGGCCGGGGTGCGACGCCGCGGCTGGGCGCAAAGTCTGGGTGAACGCGAGCCCGGCGTGGCGTCGGTGTCCGCCCCCGTGCGCGGCCCGTCCGGTCGCGTTATTGCGGCGGTGTCCATTTCCGGCCCGATTGAACGCCTGACCCGCCAGCCGGGACGGATCCATGCAGAAGTGGTGGCCAAGGCGGCCGCACAGCTCACCGAAGCGCTGCGGAAGACCGCCGACTAG
- a CDS encoding NAD(P)H-dependent glycerol-3-phosphate dehydrogenase has protein sequence MNWRNNTHPQVVAVLGAGSWGTTFAKIVADAGASRATDVRVWARRPEIAVDINERHRNTQYLKDTVLPANLTASADPAEVLADAELVVLAVPAQTLRAQLRSVRDLIPEGAVVVSLMKGLEVGTDSRMSQVIEEELHWPKERVAVISGPNLAMEIANRQPTASVVACADLETAAWIARACTAPYFRPYTNTDVVGVEIGGIVKNVIALAVGICEGKGMGDNTKASVMTRGLAETTRLALALGGDAETMAGLAGMGDLIATCSSPLSRNHTAGRLLAQGLTLDEVNASMKQTAEGIKSAQAVLDRATQLGVYMPITENVVAVLQGAISVDELGPRLLSRELKSESVHAQ, from the coding sequence ATGAACTGGCGCAACAACACACACCCGCAGGTGGTGGCGGTCCTCGGAGCCGGAAGCTGGGGAACCACCTTCGCGAAGATTGTGGCCGACGCCGGTGCCTCCCGTGCCACTGACGTCAGGGTGTGGGCGCGGCGTCCGGAAATCGCCGTTGACATCAACGAACGGCACCGCAATACCCAGTACCTGAAGGACACCGTCCTGCCGGCAAACCTGACGGCGTCCGCGGATCCCGCCGAGGTGCTGGCTGACGCCGAGCTGGTGGTGTTGGCCGTGCCGGCTCAGACCCTGCGCGCCCAGCTGCGCAGCGTTCGGGACCTGATTCCGGAAGGCGCCGTCGTCGTCTCCCTGATGAAGGGTCTAGAAGTTGGCACTGACTCGCGGATGAGCCAGGTCATCGAGGAGGAACTGCACTGGCCCAAGGAACGGGTCGCCGTGATCTCAGGACCGAACCTGGCCATGGAGATCGCCAACCGGCAGCCCACCGCATCGGTGGTTGCCTGCGCAGATCTGGAGACCGCTGCCTGGATAGCCAGGGCATGCACCGCACCTTATTTCCGTCCCTACACCAACACCGATGTGGTGGGGGTGGAAATCGGCGGAATCGTCAAGAACGTCATTGCCCTGGCCGTCGGCATCTGTGAAGGCAAGGGAATGGGGGACAACACCAAGGCATCGGTGATGACCCGAGGCCTTGCCGAAACCACCCGCCTGGCGCTGGCTCTGGGCGGGGACGCCGAAACCATGGCCGGGCTTGCCGGAATGGGCGACCTCATTGCCACTTGCTCCTCCCCGCTGTCCCGCAACCACACTGCCGGCCGGCTGCTGGCACAGGGGCTCACTCTGGACGAGGTCAACGCGTCCATGAAGCAGACCGCCGAAGGCATCAAGTCCGCCCAAGCCGTCCTGGACCGCGCCACCCAGCTGGGGGTCTACATGCCCATTACCGAAAACGTGGTGGCCGTCCTGCAGGGCGCCATCTCCGTTGATGAACTGGGACCGCGCCTGCTGTCCCGCGAACTGAAATCCGAAAGTGTGCACGCGCAGTGA
- the murA gene encoding UDP-N-acetylglucosamine 1-carboxyvinyltransferase, which produces MGSVLTIRGGVPLTGKVPVRGAKNLVPKAMVAALLGNSPSLLRNVPEIKDVEVVTALLKLHGVEVTKDPVTGDLTMDPQNAKTAASKDIDAHAGDSRIPILLCGPLMHSLGEAFIPDLGGCKIGDRPIDYHLQMLRNFGAVVEKRPGGISISAPKGLTGAKLELPYPSVGATEQVLLTAVKAAGITELRGAAVEPEILDLIAVLQKMGAIITVQTDRVIRIEGVTELTGYNHRALPDRNEAASWASAALVTKGDIYVEGASQQDLTAFLNTYRKIGGAFDVDDGGIRFYHPGGELNPLVLETDVHPGFMTDWQQPLVVALTQAKGVSIVHETVYENRFGFTEALIRMGANIQVHRECLGSVPCRFGQRNFLHSAVISGPAKLKGADIDIPDLRGGFSHLIAALAAEGTSRVTGIELINRGYEHFLEKLEGLGADFDVTSASGKPAAAAVPAGAE; this is translated from the coding sequence ATGGGCAGCGTTCTAACCATCCGTGGTGGAGTTCCTCTCACAGGAAAAGTTCCCGTCCGCGGGGCGAAGAACCTCGTTCCCAAAGCCATGGTTGCGGCGTTGCTTGGCAACAGTCCGTCCCTGCTGCGCAACGTTCCGGAAATCAAGGACGTTGAGGTAGTCACCGCGCTGTTGAAGCTGCACGGCGTTGAAGTGACCAAGGATCCCGTGACCGGCGACCTGACCATGGATCCGCAGAACGCCAAGACGGCGGCGTCCAAGGACATTGACGCCCACGCCGGCGATTCCCGCATTCCGATCCTGCTCTGCGGTCCGCTGATGCACAGCCTCGGCGAGGCCTTCATTCCTGACCTCGGCGGCTGCAAAATCGGCGACCGGCCGATCGACTACCACCTGCAGATGCTGCGGAACTTCGGCGCCGTGGTGGAGAAGCGCCCCGGCGGCATCTCCATTTCCGCGCCCAAGGGGCTTACCGGCGCCAAACTGGAGCTGCCCTACCCGAGCGTCGGCGCCACCGAACAGGTGCTGCTGACCGCGGTGAAGGCCGCCGGCATCACCGAACTGCGCGGTGCCGCGGTTGAACCTGAAATCCTGGACCTGATCGCCGTCCTGCAGAAAATGGGCGCGATCATCACGGTCCAGACCGACAGGGTCATCCGCATTGAGGGCGTTACCGAGCTGACCGGGTACAACCACCGGGCCCTGCCGGACCGCAATGAAGCTGCTTCCTGGGCCTCCGCCGCACTGGTTACCAAGGGTGACATCTATGTGGAAGGCGCCTCCCAGCAGGACCTCACGGCCTTCCTGAACACGTACCGCAAGATCGGCGGCGCCTTTGACGTCGACGACGGCGGCATCCGCTTCTACCATCCGGGCGGCGAACTGAACCCGCTGGTCCTGGAAACCGACGTCCATCCGGGTTTCATGACCGATTGGCAGCAGCCGCTGGTGGTCGCTCTGACCCAGGCAAAGGGCGTGTCCATTGTTCACGAGACCGTGTATGAGAACCGCTTCGGCTTCACCGAGGCCCTCATCCGCATGGGTGCCAACATCCAGGTCCACCGGGAATGCCTTGGCAGCGTGCCCTGCCGTTTCGGGCAGCGCAACTTCCTGCACTCGGCGGTTATCTCCGGTCCGGCAAAACTCAAGGGCGCCGACATCGATATTCCCGATCTTCGCGGCGGCTTCAGCCACCTGATCGCGGCCCTGGCTGCCGAAGGGACGTCCCGCGTCACCGGAATCGAACTGATCAACCGCGGCTACGAGCACTTCCTGGAGAAGCTCGAAGGCCTCGGCGCCGACTTTGACGTCACCTCCGCATCGGGCAAACCGGCCGCCGCGGCGGTTCCGGCCGGCGCCGAGTAG
- the leuD gene encoding 3-isopropylmalate dehydratase small subunit → MEKITTHTGIGVPLRQSDVDTDQIIPAVYLKRITRTGFEDALFAGWRKDENFILNREPYNAGSVLVAGPDFGTGSSREHAVWALKDYGFRAVLSSRFADIFRGNAGKQGLVAAQLAQDDIELIWKVLEHSPGTEVTVDLEARTAVCGSVTAPFSIDEYTRWRLLEGLDDISLTLRTESDITRFESLRPAFKPTTLPART, encoded by the coding sequence ATGGAAAAGATCACCACTCACACCGGCATTGGCGTGCCGCTGCGCCAGAGCGACGTGGACACCGACCAGATCATTCCCGCCGTGTACCTGAAGCGGATCACCCGGACCGGATTCGAGGATGCGCTCTTTGCCGGCTGGCGCAAGGATGAGAACTTCATCCTGAACAGGGAGCCATACAACGCAGGGTCCGTCCTGGTGGCCGGCCCCGACTTCGGCACCGGCTCCTCCCGCGAGCACGCCGTCTGGGCCCTGAAGGACTACGGCTTCCGCGCCGTGCTGTCCTCCCGCTTCGCGGACATCTTCCGGGGCAACGCGGGCAAGCAGGGCCTGGTGGCCGCCCAGCTGGCACAGGATGATATTGAACTCATTTGGAAAGTGCTGGAACACTCACCGGGCACTGAAGTAACGGTGGACCTGGAAGCCCGCACAGCGGTCTGCGGATCGGTCACTGCTCCCTTTTCCATCGATGAGTACACACGGTGGCGGCTGCTGGAGGGGCTGGATGACATTTCCCTCACACTGCGCACCGAGTCGGACATCACACGTTTCGAGTCGCTCCGCCCTGCATTCAAGCCAACAACGCTTCCGGCCCGCACCTAA
- a CDS encoding lysophospholipid acyltransferase family protein, whose product MSESVKSRVAFALLAGTMRPIMNLLMRKQWEGLENLPRDTGFIACPNHVTEIDPVVVGHFFYNQKIMPRYLAKASLFKVPVLGAALSATNQVPVERITSGASASLKSARTVIDAGGALIVYPEGTLTRDPDLWPMRGRTGAARLALQTGAPVVPVAHWGAEAVFPRYSKRIHPFPRKTVRIRVGKPVDLSDLKGLPMTKTLLDTATDRIMDALTDLVAELRNEAPPATRWDPAVHGQAAIGRDFEQHRDLEQDGTDKK is encoded by the coding sequence ATGTCGGAGTCGGTCAAGTCACGGGTTGCCTTCGCCTTATTGGCGGGAACTATGCGGCCGATTATGAACCTCTTGATGCGCAAACAGTGGGAGGGACTGGAAAACCTTCCCCGGGACACCGGGTTCATTGCCTGTCCCAACCATGTGACGGAGATCGACCCCGTGGTGGTGGGGCACTTCTTCTACAACCAGAAGATCATGCCCCGCTACCTGGCGAAGGCTTCGCTCTTCAAAGTTCCAGTGCTGGGCGCCGCACTGAGTGCAACGAATCAGGTGCCGGTAGAGCGCATCACCAGCGGCGCTTCCGCATCGTTGAAAAGCGCCCGGACAGTGATCGACGCCGGCGGGGCCCTGATTGTGTACCCCGAAGGCACACTGACCCGCGATCCGGATCTTTGGCCCATGCGCGGCCGCACGGGAGCGGCCCGGCTTGCCCTGCAGACCGGAGCCCCCGTGGTCCCGGTGGCTCACTGGGGAGCGGAAGCAGTGTTCCCGCGCTACAGCAAGCGCATCCATCCGTTTCCGCGCAAGACGGTGCGGATCCGCGTGGGTAAACCCGTGGACCTCTCGGACCTGAAGGGACTGCCGATGACCAAGACGCTGCTGGACACCGCCACCGATCGGATCATGGACGCCCTGACCGATTTGGTTGCGGAACTGCGGAACGAAGCACCGCCGGCCACCCGCTGGGATCCGGCCGTCCACGGACAGGCGGCCATCGGCAGGGATTTTGAGCAGCACAGAGACTTAGAGCAGGACGGAACGGACAAGAAATGA
- a CDS encoding thiamine-phosphate kinase, translated as MPTNAPTVADLDEKSLLALIFPRLGPDTALLGPGDDAAVIAAPDSRTVISIDTLVQDADFRLVWPSGYRTTGFDVGWKCIAQNVSDVRAMGAVPTSLVVSLTLPGSTEVQWVEDLADGLAAAIASLASERCSVVGGDLGRGNQIVVTAAVTGDLEGRAPVLRSGARPGDVLAHIGALGLAAGGLAVLESGFDMTDPEKDDDRELAALAMAQCRPQLPPAHSGPAAADAGATAMLDVSDGLVRDAGRIARASGVGIDLDAGYLRAKASPLAPAAARLGADPLTWVLGGGEDHGLLAAFPPEAVLPQGFVRLGEVVAGEAVTFGGAVPPATGWDHFAGQL; from the coding sequence GTGCCTACGAATGCGCCCACAGTGGCGGACCTGGACGAAAAATCCCTCCTCGCGCTGATCTTTCCGCGGTTGGGACCGGATACCGCGTTGCTGGGTCCGGGAGATGACGCCGCAGTTATTGCCGCGCCTGATTCCCGCACCGTAATTTCCATCGACACCCTCGTCCAGGACGCCGACTTCCGCCTCGTCTGGCCCTCGGGGTACCGCACCACCGGGTTCGACGTCGGCTGGAAGTGCATTGCGCAGAACGTTTCCGATGTCCGGGCCATGGGTGCCGTCCCGACGTCCCTTGTGGTCAGTCTTACGCTGCCCGGCAGCACGGAAGTGCAGTGGGTAGAGGACCTAGCCGACGGACTCGCAGCCGCCATCGCATCCCTCGCCTCCGAACGGTGCTCCGTGGTGGGCGGGGACCTGGGACGTGGCAACCAGATTGTCGTCACTGCGGCCGTGACCGGGGATCTTGAGGGTAGGGCGCCGGTGCTTCGCTCAGGAGCACGCCCTGGCGATGTACTGGCTCATATCGGAGCGCTGGGGCTCGCGGCCGGAGGCCTCGCCGTGCTGGAAAGCGGATTCGACATGACGGATCCCGAGAAAGACGATGACCGGGAACTGGCCGCTCTGGCCATGGCCCAGTGCCGGCCGCAGCTGCCACCAGCCCACTCCGGTCCGGCGGCAGCGGATGCCGGTGCCACCGCAATGCTGGATGTCTCCGACGGGCTGGTGCGCGACGCCGGGCGGATCGCCCGTGCCTCCGGTGTCGGCATCGACCTCGACGCCGGTTACCTCCGTGCCAAAGCGTCGCCCCTGGCACCGGCGGCCGCCCGTTTGGGAGCTGACCCGCTCACCTGGGTGCTGGGTGGAGGAGAGGACCACGGATTGCTGGCGGCGTTCCCGCCGGAGGCTGTGTTGCCGCAGGGTTTTGTCCGCCTCGGAGAAGTTGTTGCCGGTGAAGCGGTGACTTTCGGCGGCGCCGTCCCTCCGGCGACGGGCTGGGATCACTTCGCGGGCCAGCTCTGA